A region from the Dehalococcoides mccartyi CG5 genome encodes:
- a CDS encoding R3H domain-containing nucleic acid-binding protein: MPELLTDDLNALLEVLPPHIRQPLTDPANRENLIEIVMDLGRTPEARFPDREIILSERDVTQEDIDYVSSRTGDFGDDNRAGIERTLHRISAIRNRKGKIVGLTLRVGRAVFGTIKIIQDLIKSDQSVLMLGRPGVGKTTMLREVARVLAGDLKKRVVIVDTSNEIAGDGDIPHPAIGHARRMQVRTPDMQHAVMIEAVENHMPQVIVIDEIGTELEALAARTIAERGVQLVGTAHGNVLDNLMLNPTLSDLIGGIQSVTLGDEEARRRGTQKTILERRAPPTFQVIVEIQDRNKVAVHPDVGAAVDSILRGVSPSAEIRYLDGNGEVVISKQQPSEEKVKSAPESLTVFRGKELPIMYLFGVNRSRMEEIAREMHLDIQISERLEQAQLMVTSRNYYRSKPQRVRDAENMNIPIYVLKSHTPGQFQQLLATLSGRDVAYAVEKPPEIDVAIHEAEEAVAQVKTSHIPVELSPQGAYIRRFQHIIAEKEHLSSHSLGREPHRRVRISRG; encoded by the coding sequence ATGCCTGAACTTTTAACTGATGACCTTAATGCTTTACTGGAGGTACTGCCTCCCCATATACGCCAGCCACTGACAGACCCTGCCAACCGCGAAAATCTCATAGAGATTGTTATGGATTTGGGGCGTACCCCTGAAGCCCGTTTCCCTGACCGTGAGATTATCCTGTCTGAGCGGGATGTTACCCAGGAAGATATAGATTATGTTTCTTCCCGTACCGGGGATTTTGGTGATGATAACCGGGCAGGTATTGAGCGTACCTTGCATCGCATTTCAGCCATACGTAACCGCAAAGGCAAAATAGTAGGTCTGACCCTTAGAGTAGGACGGGCGGTTTTCGGTACTATCAAAATTATCCAAGACCTTATCAAGTCAGACCAGAGTGTGCTAATGCTGGGCAGACCGGGTGTGGGTAAAACTACCATGCTCAGGGAAGTGGCCAGAGTACTGGCTGGCGACCTGAAAAAACGGGTGGTAATCGTGGATACCTCCAACGAAATTGCAGGAGATGGTGATATCCCCCACCCCGCCATCGGGCATGCCCGCCGCATGCAGGTACGCACACCGGATATGCAGCATGCTGTCATGATAGAGGCGGTTGAAAATCACATGCCGCAGGTGATTGTGATAGACGAAATAGGCACAGAGCTTGAGGCACTGGCCGCCCGTACTATTGCTGAACGGGGTGTCCAACTTGTAGGCACGGCTCACGGCAATGTGCTGGACAACCTGATGCTCAACCCCACCTTAAGTGACCTTATCGGCGGTATTCAGTCTGTTACACTGGGTGATGAAGAAGCCCGCAGACGCGGCACTCAGAAAACCATACTGGAACGGCGCGCCCCGCCCACTTTTCAGGTGATTGTGGAAATACAGGATAGGAATAAAGTGGCTGTTCACCCTGATGTGGGTGCGGCGGTAGACTCTATTTTGAGGGGTGTGTCCCCTTCTGCCGAAATCCGCTATCTTGATGGAAACGGTGAAGTGGTTATCAGCAAACAACAGCCCAGTGAAGAAAAGGTAAAATCCGCACCGGAAAGCCTGACTGTTTTCAGGGGTAAAGAACTGCCGATAATGTATCTTTTCGGGGTAAACCGCAGCCGAATGGAAGAAATTGCCCGTGAAATGCATCTGGATATCCAAATATCTGAACGCCTTGAGCAGGCACAGTTGATGGTTACTTCGCGGAATTACTACCGCAGTAAACCTCAAAGAGTACGTGATGCCGAAAATATGAATATACCTATATATGTACTTAAGAGCCATACTCCGGGGCAGTTCCAACAGCTTTTGGCTACTCTGAGCGGCAGAGATGTGGCTTATGCTGTAGAAAAGCCCCCTGAGATAGATGTAGCCATACATGAAGCCGAAGAAGCGGTAGCACAGGTTAAAACTTCCCACATACCTGTGGAGCTAAGTCCTCAGGGCGCATATATAAGACGGTTTCAGCATATTATAGCCGAAAAAGAGCATCTTTCCTCACACAGTTTGGGCAGGGAACCGCATCGCAGGGTAAGAATATCAAGGGGTTAA
- a CDS encoding sodium-translocating pyrophosphatase, whose translation MSIWIALVVGLVGLAVAGLLAKFVLKQDEGTPKVREIAAAIKEGAMAFITREYTVMAIFVAAVTIILAFLPSLGWPVSVSFLFGALCSGLAGFIGMSIAVRANSRTTTAASHSLNQGLKLSFRAGSVMGMCVVGIGIIGLSIMYFAFGSDVDFIKILPGYGFGASSVAIFARVGGGIFTKAADTGADIVGKVEKGIPEDDPRNAAVVADFVGDNVGDVAGMGADLFESYVDSIIATMALATIGAFSMKLGYALVPSQEAAFFLPMLVAAGGILASVIGIFLVRTGEKLQMKALLAALRKGTLAAAFLSAVFSFLAVWYLQADLGLFFAILAGLVAGVLIGESTNYFTSYVYKPTLGIAASCQTGAATNIISGFSVGLMSVVPPIVLVVIAIVISYAFGDVYGVALAGVGMLATLGIQDATDAYGPVADNAGGIAEMSGLPKEVRERTDALDSLGNTTAAIGKGFAIGSAGLTSLALLLSYTQAVGISASQVSLLDVKVLAGLLLGVMMPAVFCSLTLKAVGVTSFSIVNEVRRQFKEIAGIMEGTAKPEYGKCVDICTRDSIKQMILPGVITVVSPVIVGWLLGPVAVVGFLTGTILCGFILAVTFANAGGAWDNAKKWVETGAYGGKGSDAHKAAVVGDTVGDPMKDTAGPSLNIMIKLVAIIALVMAPILATFNGII comes from the coding sequence GTGTCTATCTGGATTGCATTGGTTGTCGGTTTGGTAGGTCTGGCAGTTGCCGGACTGCTTGCCAAATTTGTCCTCAAACAAGATGAGGGCACACCCAAGGTGCGGGAAATCGCAGCTGCCATCAAGGAAGGTGCCATGGCCTTTATTACCCGTGAATACACGGTGATGGCTATCTTCGTGGCGGCAGTAACTATCATACTGGCGTTTTTACCCTCGCTGGGTTGGCCGGTATCGGTTTCATTCCTGTTTGGGGCATTATGCTCAGGTCTGGCTGGTTTTATTGGTATGAGCATCGCCGTCAGGGCTAACTCACGCACCACCACTGCCGCCAGCCACAGCCTTAATCAGGGCTTAAAACTTTCTTTTAGAGCCGGTTCGGTAATGGGCATGTGTGTAGTTGGCATAGGCATTATTGGTCTTTCAATAATGTACTTTGCTTTCGGCAGTGACGTAGACTTTATCAAGATTTTGCCCGGATATGGTTTTGGTGCTTCCTCTGTGGCTATCTTTGCCAGAGTGGGCGGGGGTATTTTTACCAAGGCGGCTGATACCGGTGCGGATATTGTTGGTAAGGTAGAAAAAGGTATCCCCGAAGATGACCCCCGCAATGCGGCAGTAGTAGCTGACTTTGTGGGTGACAACGTGGGTGATGTAGCCGGCATGGGTGCTGACCTTTTTGAATCTTATGTGGATTCCATTATCGCTACCATGGCGTTGGCTACTATCGGGGCTTTTTCCATGAAACTGGGATATGCCCTTGTTCCGTCTCAGGAAGCCGCTTTCTTCCTGCCCATGCTGGTTGCGGCCGGCGGCATATTGGCTTCTGTTATTGGTATTTTTCTGGTACGTACCGGAGAAAAACTTCAGATGAAGGCCTTGCTGGCGGCTTTGCGCAAGGGCACTCTGGCGGCAGCCTTTTTATCGGCGGTATTCTCCTTTTTAGCTGTATGGTATCTTCAGGCAGATTTGGGTCTTTTCTTTGCCATTCTAGCCGGCCTAGTGGCTGGTGTGCTTATAGGTGAGAGTACCAACTACTTTACTTCTTATGTTTATAAACCCACTCTGGGTATTGCTGCATCCTGCCAGACGGGTGCGGCCACCAATATTATTTCGGGTTTTTCAGTAGGGCTTATGAGTGTAGTTCCTCCAATAGTTCTGGTGGTAATAGCCATCGTAATTTCCTATGCTTTTGGTGATGTTTACGGCGTAGCTCTGGCGGGAGTTGGTATGCTGGCTACTCTGGGTATACAGGATGCCACCGATGCTTACGGTCCGGTTGCGGACAATGCCGGTGGTATCGCCGAAATGTCCGGTTTACCCAAAGAAGTACGCGAACGGACTGATGCACTTGATTCCCTTGGCAACACTACTGCCGCCATTGGCAAAGGTTTTGCCATAGGCTCAGCCGGGCTTACTTCACTGGCACTTTTACTTTCTTATACTCAGGCTGTGGGTATATCTGCTTCGCAAGTCAGCTTACTGGATGTTAAAGTTCTGGCAGGACTTTTGCTGGGTGTTATGATGCCGGCTGTTTTCTGTTCACTCACCCTAAAAGCGGTGGGTGTTACCAGTTTTTCCATTGTGAATGAAGTGCGGCGTCAGTTCAAAGAGATTGCAGGTATAATGGAAGGCACCGCCAAACCCGAATACGGCAAATGCGTAGACATCTGCACCCGTGATTCAATCAAGCAGATGATTCTGCCCGGTGTTATCACAGTGGTTTCACCGGTGATAGTCGGTTGGTTATTGGGTCCGGTAGCGGTAGTGGGTTTCCTGACGGGCACTATCCTGTGCGGGTTTATACTGGCGGTTACTTTTGCCAATGCCGGCGGTGCCTGGGACAACGCCAAGAAATGGGTTGAAACGGGTGCTTATGGCGGTAAAGGATCAGATGCCCATAAAGCAGCAGTGGTAGGTGATACGGTTGGTGATCCTATGAAGGATACTGCCGGACCTTCGCTTAATATAATGATTAAGCTGGTTGCCATTATTGCCCTGGTTATGGCACCTATACTGGCTACTTTCAACGGCATAATTTAA
- the mnmA gene encoding tRNA 2-thiouridine(34) synthase MnmA: MSDSSELVMVAMSGGVDSSVTAMLLLEQGYNVAGVSLQLKSNNEPYGNGYNLKLINRAREVAAALNIPHYVVDLSDIFSQRVIADFCQQYSQGRTPNPCIRCNYYVKIGALLNKIQDFKADYLATGHYARIVSDENGTHLLRGADGKKDQSYFLYTLPPESLSRLMFPLGQKYKKDIVRLATNMKLPVSQKESQDVCFIPDGDYKSFLATRMGFTPGKILDTTGKILGEHQGLPLYTVGQRQGLGLASNEKLFVSDMNADANTITVAGHDQLYTSRILLSNFIWRESGIPLDTSGMIVKVRYKAAPAEVKKISQSGDFYILELASPVWAATPGQAAVIYLDDMVLGGGIIESGGDTI; the protein is encoded by the coding sequence ATGAGTGACAGTTCTGAACTGGTAATGGTGGCTATGAGTGGCGGGGTGGATTCTTCGGTTACAGCCATGTTGCTTCTTGAACAGGGCTATAACGTAGCCGGGGTGAGTCTGCAACTTAAATCCAACAATGAACCCTATGGAAACGGGTACAACCTTAAACTTATTAACCGGGCACGTGAAGTGGCTGCCGCCCTAAATATTCCTCATTATGTGGTGGATTTGAGTGATATTTTTTCCCAAAGAGTTATTGCAGATTTTTGCCAGCAGTATTCGCAAGGCCGTACCCCCAACCCCTGTATCCGTTGTAATTATTATGTAAAGATAGGCGCCCTGTTGAATAAAATACAGGATTTCAAGGCGGATTATCTGGCAACCGGGCATTATGCCCGCATTGTTTCAGATGAAAATGGCACTCACCTCCTTCGGGGTGCGGATGGAAAAAAAGACCAGTCATATTTTCTGTATACCCTGCCGCCAGAATCTCTATCACGCCTGATGTTTCCATTGGGGCAAAAATACAAAAAGGATATTGTCCGTTTAGCCACTAATATGAAACTGCCGGTTTCCCAAAAAGAAAGCCAGGATGTATGTTTTATACCTGACGGTGATTATAAATCTTTTCTGGCCACCCGTATGGGATTTACCCCCGGCAAAATTCTGGACACCACAGGTAAAATACTGGGAGAGCATCAGGGACTGCCCCTTTATACCGTAGGCCAAAGGCAAGGGCTGGGGTTGGCTTCAAATGAAAAGCTGTTTGTATCTGACATGAATGCAGATGCTAATACAATTACGGTTGCCGGCCATGACCAGCTCTATACCAGCCGTATTTTACTGAGTAATTTTATCTGGAGGGAAAGCGGTATCCCTCTGGATACCTCCGGCATGATAGTCAAAGTCCGCTACAAAGCCGCTCCCGCTGAGGTTAAAAAGATATCTCAATCAGGTGATTTTTATATACTGGAATTGGCAAGCCCGGTCTGGGCAGCCACTCCCGGTCAAGCGGCAGTAATCTATCTGGATGATATGGTGCTTGGCGGTGGTATTATCGAATCCGGCGGAGATACTATCTGA
- a CDS encoding ribonuclease HII: MPATVICPSRAEEKLLRKQGFILIAGLDEAGRGCLAGPVVAGAVIMPPRLKGDWVEMVRDSKVLSPAKREYLYCHIVSMAVTFGVGAVDNEQIDSMGIAPATRLAMKQAVEDLTCQPDFLLVDYLKLPDIPLPQKGIVDGDALCFSIACASIVAKVSRDRLMSKLDMEYPGYYLAKHKGYGTALHVECICQKGISPIHRRTFAPLKGMIDGL; encoded by the coding sequence ATGCCTGCAACTGTTATTTGCCCCAGCCGGGCTGAAGAAAAACTGCTTCGTAAACAGGGTTTTATCCTTATTGCAGGTTTGGATGAAGCCGGCAGAGGTTGTCTGGCTGGGCCGGTGGTGGCAGGAGCTGTTATCATGCCGCCACGTTTAAAGGGTGACTGGGTGGAGATGGTAAGGGATAGTAAGGTCCTCAGCCCCGCAAAACGCGAATATCTTTACTGTCACATTGTTTCCATGGCTGTAACCTTCGGGGTGGGTGCGGTAGATAACGAACAGATTGACAGCATGGGCATTGCCCCCGCTACCAGACTGGCCATGAAACAGGCCGTGGAAGACTTAACTTGCCAGCCGGATTTTCTGCTGGTTGATTACCTTAAGCTGCCGGATATTCCCCTGCCTCAAAAGGGTATTGTAGACGGTGATGCTCTCTGTTTCAGTATTGCCTGCGCCTCCATTGTGGCCAAGGTTAGCCGTGACCGCCTGATGTCCAAGCTGGATATGGAGTATCCCGGATACTATCTTGCCAAACACAAGGGGTACGGTACGGCCCTGCATGTGGAGTGTATTTGCCAAAAGGGTATTTCTCCTATTCACCGCCGCACTTTTGCCCCATTGAAGGGTATGATTGATGGCCTATAA
- a CDS encoding YraN family protein: MAYNRKETGEFGEKLAAEYLKGMGYSIIQTNCRLPEGEIDIVGQDGEYLVFIEVRTKRRLGYGLPAESVTPRKKAHLMASAESYIQKHRLEHFPCRIDFVSVDLSQPEPRLELIKNALGEE; the protein is encoded by the coding sequence ATGGCCTATAACCGCAAGGAAACAGGCGAATTTGGGGAAAAACTGGCCGCAGAGTACCTAAAAGGCATGGGATACAGCATCATCCAGACCAACTGCCGTTTGCCCGAAGGTGAAATTGATATAGTCGGGCAAGACGGTGAGTATCTGGTATTCATTGAGGTGCGAACCAAACGCCGTTTGGGCTATGGCTTGCCTGCCGAATCTGTTACACCGCGTAAAAAGGCCCATCTTATGGCCAGTGCCGAAAGTTATATTCAAAAACACCGGCTGGAACATTTCCCCTGCCGGATAGATTTTGTTTCGGTAGACCTCAGCCAGCCTGAGCCTAGGCTGGAACTAATCAAAAATGCACTGGGTGAAGAATGA
- the tmk gene encoding dTMP kinase, whose amino-acid sequence MSLFITFEGGEGCGKSTQSKALYRYLKKLGLGCVLTHEPGGSKSGDKITRLLKWSKEEHISPLTELLLFNASRSILIDNVIKPALQDGKIVICDRYTDSTLAYQGYGRGLDLDTVKCVNSLASGGLVPDLTIWLDMDDKAALLRKGELPPDRFESENNGFHQRVRNGFGAIYATEPDRFLKLDASLPQSEIFSRIKQRVTILLGCRNE is encoded by the coding sequence ATGTCTTTATTTATTACATTTGAGGGCGGAGAAGGCTGCGGTAAAAGCACCCAGTCCAAAGCTTTGTACCGTTATTTGAAAAAACTGGGGCTGGGGTGTGTGCTCACTCACGAACCCGGCGGTAGCAAATCAGGCGATAAAATAACCCGTTTGCTTAAATGGTCTAAAGAAGAACACATCTCACCACTTACGGAACTGCTTCTCTTCAATGCCTCACGTTCTATCCTTATAGACAATGTTATCAAACCTGCCTTGCAGGATGGCAAAATAGTTATATGTGACCGTTATACAGATTCTACTCTGGCATATCAGGGTTATGGGCGGGGACTTGATTTGGATACGGTAAAGTGTGTAAACAGTCTGGCAAGCGGGGGTCTTGTTCCTGACCTTACTATCTGGCTGGATATGGATGACAAAGCTGCCCTGCTTCGCAAAGGTGAGTTGCCGCCTGACCGCTTTGAGAGTGAAAATAACGGCTTTCACCAGAGAGTCAGAAATGGTTTTGGAGCCATTTATGCTACCGAACCGGACAGATTCCTGAAGCTGGATGCTTCACTTCCTCAGTCAGAGATTTTCAGCCGCATTAAACAAAGGGTGACTATACTGCTTGGTTGCCGAAATGAGTGA
- a CDS encoding haloacid dehalogenase: protein MTNISVKMEQISDSIRENFKTRDAAREKSLPISREAIRYCSLAIRAVHRQELAQAREMLVSARALIKEAGQAIDDCGELSNTTFFLDAQKEYAEANTVLALVNGKDMPSPEELEVDNAAYLNGIGEAAGELRRYILDGLRKGEDTRGEELLQAMDDIYEVLVTMDFPDAITGGLRRTTDMVRGVLERTRSDLTLYIQQKGLEQKLEVFQSKLTRKGE from the coding sequence ATGACTAACATCAGCGTCAAAATGGAACAAATATCTGATAGCATACGGGAAAATTTCAAGACCCGTGATGCCGCCCGTGAAAAATCTCTGCCTATCAGCCGGGAAGCTATCCGATATTGCAGTCTGGCCATTAGGGCGGTTCACCGGCAGGAACTGGCGCAGGCAAGGGAAATGCTGGTTTCAGCCAGAGCCCTTATCAAAGAGGCCGGGCAGGCCATAGATGATTGCGGTGAACTGTCCAACACCACTTTTTTTCTGGATGCCCAGAAAGAGTACGCTGAAGCTAATACGGTACTGGCTCTGGTAAACGGGAAGGATATGCCCTCGCCTGAGGAACTGGAAGTGGACAATGCCGCATATTTAAACGGCATAGGTGAGGCGGCAGGTGAACTGCGGCGTTATATACTGGACGGCCTGCGAAAGGGTGAAGACACCCGCGGCGAAGAGCTTCTTCAGGCTATGGACGATATCTACGAAGTACTGGTTACCATGGACTTTCCGGATGCTATTACCGGCGGGCTTCGCCGTACTACTGACATGGTACGGGGAGTGCTGGAACGAACCAGAAGTGATCTTACTTTGTACATTCAGCAAAAGGGGCTTGAACAAAAACTGGAAGTATTCCAGTCAAAACTGACCCGGAAAGGGGAATAA
- a CDS encoding thiamine phosphate synthase: MDNLEKLWRIVDVNQNRLSEGLRILEEIARLYLENETLTLRLKNLRHALTLQDTASNCHLLFSRQADTDIGAHLKTVDQSKPETLFSLISANAKRAEQSLRVLEEFAGLLELGLDTSIYSRGRFELYTLEKDLAAILLRKNRRDMIKGLYVAIDVDYLAGRDIPRVTKEVLEGGCRLVQLRAKTASARQFLSLALSLKELCIEYGAVFIVNDRLDIALACGADGLHLGQTDLPLSQARRLMPAGSIIGISADSPEDAASAQAGDADYVAAGAVFPTQTKLDVLYGGLSGLKAIRQVVNIPLVAIGGINKSNYNEALQAGADSLCLISAVLGAPDIKKATSEFMTLVEAEKND; encoded by the coding sequence GTGGATAACCTTGAAAAATTGTGGCGGATAGTTGATGTAAACCAGAACCGATTGAGTGAAGGTTTGCGGATACTGGAAGAGATTGCCCGCCTATACCTTGAAAATGAAACGCTGACTCTGCGTTTAAAAAATCTGCGTCACGCACTTACTCTGCAGGATACTGCCTCCAACTGCCATCTTTTATTCTCCCGCCAGGCTGATACGGATATAGGTGCTCATCTGAAAACGGTTGACCAGTCCAAACCTGAAACCCTGTTTTCGCTTATCAGTGCCAATGCCAAGCGGGCTGAACAATCACTGCGGGTTTTGGAAGAATTTGCCGGTCTGCTTGAACTTGGTCTTGACACCTCTATTTACAGCCGGGGGCGTTTTGAACTTTATACCCTTGAAAAAGATTTGGCGGCCATACTCTTGCGGAAAAACCGCCGGGATATGATAAAAGGTCTGTATGTAGCGATAGATGTGGATTATTTGGCCGGGCGGGATATACCACGGGTTACTAAAGAAGTCCTTGAAGGCGGTTGCCGCCTTGTCCAGCTAAGAGCCAAAACCGCTTCTGCCAGACAATTTCTGTCATTGGCACTCAGCTTAAAAGAACTTTGTATTGAGTATGGTGCGGTGTTTATTGTAAATGACCGTCTGGATATTGCTCTTGCCTGCGGGGCTGACGGGCTTCATCTGGGGCAGACAGATTTGCCTCTGTCGCAAGCCCGCCGCCTTATGCCGGCCGGCAGTATTATAGGTATTTCGGCGGATTCGCCTGAAGATGCTGCTTCGGCACAGGCAGGAGATGCGGATTATGTAGCCGCCGGGGCGGTTTTTCCCACCCAAACCAAGCTGGACGTTCTTTATGGCGGTCTTTCAGGCTTAAAAGCCATACGACAGGTGGTTAACATACCTTTGGTTGCTATCGGCGGAATAAATAAGTCCAATTACAATGAAGCCTTGCAGGCAGGCGCAGACAGCCTCTGCCTGATAAGTGCTGTTTTAGGTGCACCTGATATCAAAAAGGCTACTTCTGAATTTATGACCCTTGTGGAGGCAGAAAAAAATGACTAA
- a CDS encoding MBL fold metallo-hydrolase, producing the protein MLNRKLRLGLLGTNCYILGDEESRHGLIIDPAAISNSIPETVTEYHLDVKYIVLTHGHLDHLAGLEYARKLYPEAKLCFHPADASLSENVELVSYLGMSALPTLAPDIPLSEGSTLELGKIKFSVISIPGHTPGGICLYTRGYLFSGDTLFNSGIGRSDFDKSDTEALRQNIVNGLLSLPPETLVFPGHGRETTIGKEKTGNPFI; encoded by the coding sequence ATGCTTAACCGCAAACTCCGTTTAGGTTTACTGGGTACAAACTGCTATATACTGGGTGATGAGGAAAGCCGCCATGGGCTTATAATTGACCCGGCTGCTATCTCAAACTCCATCCCCGAAACAGTTACTGAATATCACCTTGATGTAAAATATATCGTACTTACACACGGGCATCTTGACCATTTGGCAGGGCTGGAATATGCAAGAAAACTTTACCCGGAAGCTAAACTGTGTTTTCACCCGGCAGATGCCAGTTTAAGTGAAAACGTTGAGCTGGTAAGTTATTTGGGAATGTCCGCCTTGCCAACCCTTGCACCTGATATCCCGCTAAGCGAAGGCAGTACGCTGGAACTAGGTAAAATCAAATTTTCGGTTATTTCTATCCCCGGTCATACACCGGGTGGTATCTGCCTGTATACTAGGGGCTATTTATTCAGCGGAGACACCCTTTTTAACTCAGGAATAGGGCGGTCAGATTTTGATAAAAGTGACACGGAAGCTTTACGCCAGAATATAGTAAACGGATTGCTCAGCCTTCCCCCTGAAACCCTAGTCTTCCCCGGACACGGCCGGGAAACAACTATCGGCAAAGAAAAGACCGGCAACCCGTTTATTTAG
- a CDS encoding glycine--tRNA ligase translates to MDKIVSLARRRGFIFPSSEIYGGLNSCWDYGPLGVELKRNVKEAWWRYMVRDRDDVVGLDASIIMHPRVWEASGHVAGFSDPMVDCKKCKMRWRPTDLAEPKCPACGGELTESRQFNLMFKTFMGPVEEAASIVYLRPETAQGIFVNFENVLNTTRKKLPFGIAQIGKSFRNEITTGNFIFRSREFEQMELEYFVKPGADDACLEEWTQYRLNWYKNLGMNPENLRLRAHRSDELAHYAKGCYDVEYNFPMGWSELEGIANRRDFDLTQHAKYSGKSLEYFDEETKEHFVPYVIEPSAGVERSTLAFLIDAYAEEPDKDEIRTVLHLHPALAPYKIAVLPLSKKEILSDYARKIYADLRKCWMVAYDDSQSIGRRYRRQDEIGTPYCVTVDFQSLEDGMVTVRDRDSMAQIRVKVSELSYILAAKLSGEPFNS, encoded by the coding sequence ATGGATAAAATAGTTTCTCTGGCCCGCCGCAGGGGGTTTATATTCCCCAGCAGTGAAATTTACGGCGGCCTGAATAGTTGCTGGGACTATGGTCCCTTGGGCGTAGAACTGAAACGCAATGTTAAAGAAGCCTGGTGGCGCTATATGGTACGTGACCGGGATGATGTGGTTGGTTTGGATGCCAGCATTATCATGCACCCCCGCGTTTGGGAAGCCAGCGGTCACGTGGCCGGTTTTTCCGACCCGATGGTTGACTGCAAAAAATGTAAAATGCGCTGGCGTCCGACAGATTTGGCTGAACCCAAGTGTCCTGCCTGCGGCGGTGAACTTACCGAATCACGCCAGTTTAACCTTATGTTTAAAACTTTTATGGGACCAGTTGAAGAAGCCGCCAGTATTGTTTACCTGCGGCCGGAAACTGCTCAGGGTATATTTGTAAATTTTGAAAATGTTTTAAATACCACCCGCAAAAAACTCCCCTTTGGTATTGCCCAGATAGGTAAATCATTCCGTAATGAAATCACCACCGGAAACTTCATTTTCCGTTCCCGCGAATTTGAACAGATGGAACTGGAGTATTTTGTAAAACCGGGTGCGGATGATGCCTGCTTGGAAGAATGGACTCAGTACCGCCTGAACTGGTATAAAAATTTGGGTATGAATCCGGAAAATCTGCGGCTTCGGGCTCACCGCTCTGACGAACTTGCTCACTATGCTAAAGGTTGCTATGACGTGGAATACAATTTCCCTATGGGTTGGAGTGAGCTTGAAGGTATAGCCAACCGGCGTGACTTTGATCTGACCCAACATGCCAAATACAGTGGCAAGTCACTGGAGTATTTTGACGAAGAAACCAAGGAACATTTTGTGCCTTATGTAATAGAACCTTCGGCTGGGGTTGAACGTTCTACTCTGGCTTTCCTGATTGATGCTTATGCCGAAGAACCTGACAAGGACGAGATACGGACTGTTTTGCACCTGCACCCGGCACTTGCCCCTTACAAAATAGCCGTATTGCCCCTTTCCAAAAAGGAAATACTGTCTGATTATGCCCGCAAGATTTATGCAGACCTCAGAAAGTGCTGGATGGTAGCTTACGATGATTCCCAGAGTATCGGCCGCCGTTACCGCCGTCAGGACGAAATAGGTACTCCCTACTGTGTGACGGTGGATTTCCAGTCTCTGGAGGACGGCATGGTTACCGTCCGTGACCGAGACAGCATGGCTCAGATACGGGTAAAGGTTTCCGAGCTGAGTTATATACTGGCAGCTAAACTTTCGGGTGAGCCGTTCAATAGCTGA